A stretch of the Pan paniscus chromosome 2, NHGRI_mPanPan1-v2.0_pri, whole genome shotgun sequence genome encodes the following:
- the LOC100969087 gene encoding small ribosomal subunit protein uS10, whose amino-acid sequence MAFKDTGKAPVEPEVAIHRIRITLTSRNVKSLEKVCADLIRGAKEKNLKVKGRVRMPTKTLRITTRKTPCGEGSKTWDRFQMRIHKRLIDLHSPSEIVKQVTSISIEPGVEVEVTIADA is encoded by the coding sequence ATGGCTTTTAAGGATACCGGAAAAGCACCCGTGGAGCCGGAGGTGGCAATTCACCGAATTCGAATCACCCTAACAAGCCGCAACGTAAAATCCTTGGAAAAGGTGTGTGCTGACTTGATCAGAGGCGCAAAAGAAAAGAATCTCAAAGTGAAAGGACGAGTTCGAATGCCTACCAAGACTTTGAGAATCACTACAAGAAAAACTCCTTGTGGTGAAGGTTCTAAGACGTGGGATCGTTTCCAGATGAGAATTCACAAGCGACTCATTGACTTGCACAGTCCTTCTGAGATTGTTAAGCAGGTTACTTCCATCAGTATTGAGCCAGGAGTTGAGGTGGAAGTCACCATTGCAGATGCTTAA